CTGCTGGAGGCCGACCCCGAGGAGGCCGACCGCGACGGCGAGGACGGCGACGCTGATCCGGTTGCCGAAGACGCGCATCCGCGTCTGCAGCGGCGTTGCCGTCCGCTCGGTCCCGCGGACCTCACCGGCGATGGTCCCGATCCGGGTGTCCTCCCCCGTCGCGACGACGACCCCGACCGCCCGTCCGGTGGCGACGGCGGTGCCCATATGCGCCATGTTGGACCGGTCGACAACCGGGCTGTCGGCGTTGACCGGCTCCGGCGACCGCGACACCGGCACCGACTCGCCGGTCAGGACGGCCGTGTCGATCCGCAGGTCGGTCGTCTCGAGGAGCCGGAGATCCGTCGGAACGACGTCGCCCGACTCGAGCGTGACGACGTCGCCGGGGACGAGACGGTTGCTGTCGATCGATTGGACTCGGCCGTCCCTACGGACGCGGGCGTCGGGGGAGACGAGATCCGCGAGCGCGGCCATCGCGTTTTCGGCGCGGTACTCCTGGACGAACCCGATGACCGCGTTGATGATGAGGACCAACGCGATGACGGTCGCGTCCGCGTAATGTTCGATCGCGACCGTGACGAGAAACGCGACGACGAGGACGTAGATAAGCGGGCTGGTAAACTGGTGAAGGAAGATGCCCAATGGGCTGACGGCGTCGGCCCCCTTGAGCGTGTTCGGGCCGTAGCGCTCGAGGCGGCGGGCGGCCTCCTCGGAAGAGAGGCCCTCGCGGGTCGTCCCCAGTTCGCCGAGGACAGTCTCCCCAGTAGCGGCGTGCCACGCCTGGTCGGGCATACGTCACACCACACCGGACGCCTACAAAACGGTGCCGCCGCCGTCGGGAGTGTCGACGGCCGATGCGGGCCGGCCGCGCGAGCGCCGTGCCGCCCTACTCGGGCGTTCGAAGGTGACAACGGCTCCGGGTGTCGCCTTCGAGCCCCGAAACGGCCGAAAGTATTATATACGTTCCTCGGTGGTTTTTCATGTGGAATAGTATCATGGCACAAGCATCAGCCGACCCGGGACGACGACGCGCCGAGGAGGTCACAAAGGAGTTTCTCGACCACGGGCTGCTCTCCGAGGAGGTGCGGCGTGACGTTCTCGACCACCTCGAACGGGGCGAGCAGATCGAAGCCCTCCGGATCATCACCGGCACCCGCGATCGGCGGTGGTGAGTAGCCTGACGCTCCCGCGGTTTCAGCGCCGCACGCGCTCGTCCGTGTGACGAAAACCGCGTGTGTGTGTGCCGAGCGTATGTCGGCGAACGTATCATCGTGTGTCTGATCGTCGAGTGGTGGCGCTGCGTCCACGGCACGTTCAGCCACCTTCCGGCAGTATCCACAAGTATCGCCGGGCGTTGACCTCCGTTGACCTCCTCCCGCGCCTAAAGTCGCGGGAATCCCACCATGGGATTTCAGGCCGAGCGCGGCCCTAAGGTTTCAAGACGCATACGTTCCAAGCGTCTCTTGCTGGGTGTCAGCATCGGCTTGGCTGTCTTGTGGGACGGTCAAACGTCCCCCTTCCTCAGCCGAGTCATCGCCATTCGTGTGTTCTCTTGAATGGCTCTCTCCACCGAGGTAGCGGTCTGCAATATTGAGCGCGGCGTTAACGTCTGCTTGGTACTCCGAAACCCAACACGCCGAGTTGGTACACTTGAACATCGCTTGGTCGGGGCGATAGCCCTGCTCACCACAACAGTGGCACGTCTTCGAGGTGTACGCGGGATTCACCGTCTCCACACGAATCCCTTTCTCAGCCGCTTTGTAGCGAATCTGAGCGTGCATCTTGGCGAAGCCCCATCCGTGAAGCCGTCGGTTCATGAACGCACCGTAGTCCATGTTCTCGCGGATGTGCGTCAAGTCTTCCAGAACCAACACGGGATTCTCGAATCGGTCGGCGTAGGCGACGACCTCCGACGTGACCGTGTGAAGGATGTGGTCGATGTGTCGCCACAACTCGTCGCCGTAGGATTCAGCGATACGTTCGCTTCCGCGTTTTTGAAGGCGTCGAGTCGCCGTGAAGTATGTCTCACGGAGTTGGCGAACCGCCTTGCCTTCGTCGTTCCAGAGGTTGGGAGCAGTCGGGGAACCGCGCTCGTCACGGTGACACACCGTTAACAAAGAGGCTTCCCCGATGTCTGCCACAATCGGCGTTTCCGCCGAACTGGTTTTTCGTTCCTCCACGTCCCGCGTGGCGACGATGTGGAAGTACCATTCGCCGTCGCGGTCGAACAGCCGACACTCGCCCATCTTCGCGTCCCCCGCGTGCAACGCTTCCAACCACTCGCGCTGTTCGGGATTCGGTTGCGCGGGCAACCAGAGGTGGTAGTCGTCGTGGTGTGGGATTTTGACGTACCACTCGATAGTATTCTGTGGCTTGTGGTCGAGCTTCGGGCCTTCGTTCGTGAACCGAACAGGGTGGTCGTCGTGAAGCTCTTTGGCGTCGTAGCTTCCGCCACAGAGTTGCGGGACGTACTTCTTGAGCGCGTTCTTCGCGTAGCCGCTCAGGTCGTAGCTGACCACCACGTCGTTGGCCGCCGACTGCGTGGTACAGTTAGCGTTGAACGCGGCTTCAAGCACGTCTTGGTACGCCTGTTTCGTCTCACAGAGTTTCCGATGCTTGTGGGCGTTCGGTTCCACAAGCTTCAGTTCCAGCGTCTCGGTGAGTTCGGTCACTGTTCGTCCTCCTCGTGAC
The genomic region above belongs to Natronomonas moolapensis 8.8.11 and contains:
- a CDS encoding RNA-guided endonuclease TnpB family protein, which translates into the protein MTELTETLELKLVEPNAHKHRKLCETKQAYQDVLEAAFNANCTTQSAANDVVVSYDLSGYAKNALKKYVPQLCGGSYDAKELHDDHPVRFTNEGPKLDHKPQNTIEWYVKIPHHDDYHLWLPAQPNPEQREWLEALHAGDAKMGECRLFDRDGEWYFHIVATRDVEERKTSSAETPIVADIGEASLLTVCHRDERGSPTAPNLWNDEGKAVRQLRETYFTATRRLQKRGSERIAESYGDELWRHIDHILHTVTSEVVAYADRFENPVLVLEDLTHIRENMDYGAFMNRRLHGWGFAKMHAQIRYKAAEKGIRVETVNPAYTSKTCHCCGEQGYRPDQAMFKCTNSACWVSEYQADVNAALNIADRYLGGESHSREHTNGDDSAEEGGRLTVPQDSQADADTQQETLGTYAS